One part of the Luteitalea sp. genome encodes these proteins:
- a CDS encoding tryptophan synthase subunit alpha: MSQRIAETFARLKVERRCGLVAFITAGDPDRARTAGVLRAVDAGGADVIEIGVPFSDPLADGPIIQRASERALAAGMTLSATLELIGEQRAAVRAPIVLFTYANPVVRMGVAPFAARAADVGVDGVLLVDVPIEEAAPFHEALSSAQLDPICLVSPTTSDDRIRRSAEAGRGFLYAISRLGVTGMRDRIAAEAQALVGRIRQQTTMPVAVGFGLSRPEHVHEVGGWADAAVVGSALVAEVANHADAPALEARVSEFVRWLRNGSEPTA, encoded by the coding sequence GTGAGTCAGCGGATCGCCGAGACGTTCGCGCGTCTCAAGGTGGAGCGACGTTGCGGGCTCGTCGCCTTTATCACGGCTGGCGATCCCGATCGCGCGCGCACGGCCGGCGTGCTGCGCGCGGTAGATGCGGGGGGCGCCGATGTGATCGAGATCGGGGTCCCGTTCTCGGACCCGCTCGCTGACGGTCCGATCATCCAGCGCGCCTCGGAGCGGGCGCTGGCCGCCGGGATGACGCTTTCCGCGACACTCGAGTTGATCGGCGAGCAGCGCGCGGCCGTCCGCGCGCCAATCGTGCTCTTCACGTACGCCAACCCGGTCGTGCGCATGGGTGTGGCACCGTTCGCGGCACGCGCGGCTGACGTCGGCGTCGATGGCGTGCTGCTCGTCGACGTGCCGATCGAAGAGGCAGCGCCGTTCCATGAAGCGTTGTCCTCGGCCCAGCTCGATCCGATCTGCCTCGTCAGCCCAACGACCAGCGACGATCGGATCCGCCGCTCGGCCGAGGCCGGCCGCGGCTTCCTGTATGCGATCTCACGCCTCGGCGTGACAGGTATGCGGGATCGGATCGCCGCAGAGGCGCAAGCGCTCGTCGGCCGCATCCGGCAGCAGACGACGATGCCCGTTGCCGTGGGGTTTGGTTTATCCCGGCCCGAGCACGTCCATGAGGTCGGCGGCTGGGCGGACGCGGCCGTCGTGGGTAGCGCGCTGGTGGCGGAGGTGGCCAACCATGCAGATGCACCGGCGCTCGAAGCACGCGTGAGCGAGTTCGTGCGCTGGCTCCGCAATGGAAGCGAGCCAACGGCATGA
- the pheA gene encoding chorismate mutase, with amino-acid sequence MSIDELRRAIDAIDERLVRLLNRRASCALQVGRFKKEAGLDIYQPDREHDVLEHVRRRNDGPLDDAAITRLFERIIDENRRLERVVHEGLTPDTAEPNGLADALDTND; translated from the coding sequence ATGAGCATTGACGAGCTCAGGCGCGCGATCGATGCCATTGACGAGCGACTCGTCCGGCTGCTCAACCGGCGCGCGAGCTGCGCCCTGCAGGTAGGACGTTTCAAGAAAGAAGCGGGGTTGGATATCTACCAGCCGGATCGCGAGCATGACGTGCTCGAGCACGTCCGTCGCCGTAATGATGGCCCGCTCGACGATGCTGCGATCACGCGGCTGTTCGAGCGGATCATCGACGAGAACCGGCGACTCGAACGGGTGGTCCACGAGGGGCTCACCCCGGACACGGCCGAGCCAAACGGCCTTGCGGATGCGTTGGACACGAACGATTAA
- the aroF gene encoding 3-deoxy-7-phosphoheptulonate synthase: MVVVMQERASEDQVQKVIAQLVEMGYDVHRSTGALRTVIGAVGNNRKADPRLVEVLDGVREVLRITEPYKLASRTFRPENTIVNVGDVRIGGDEVVVMAGPCSAENEQQVMSAAAAVKRGGGKILRGGAFKPRTSPYSFQGLGEEGLRLLGSAAKEHDLQLVSEVMDASQIELLERYVDIYQVGARNMQNFTLLRELGRVRKPVLLKRGISATIEELLLSAEYVLAGGNMEVILCERGIRTFESYTRNTLDISAIPVVKKLSHLPIFVDPSHGTGRRDKVAPMARAAVAAGADGLLIEVHCDPDHALSDGAQSLYPTQFDRLMAELRIIAPAIGRSICLEPVARRGWGQ, encoded by the coding sequence ATGGTGGTCGTCATGCAAGAACGAGCGAGCGAAGATCAAGTCCAGAAGGTCATCGCGCAACTGGTCGAGATGGGATACGACGTGCACCGATCGACGGGTGCGCTGCGCACGGTCATTGGCGCGGTCGGCAACAATCGCAAGGCGGATCCGCGGCTCGTCGAGGTGCTCGACGGCGTCCGTGAAGTGCTGCGGATTACCGAGCCGTACAAGTTGGCGAGCCGCACGTTCAGGCCAGAGAACACGATTGTCAACGTCGGCGACGTCCGCATAGGTGGCGACGAGGTGGTCGTGATGGCCGGGCCATGCTCGGCGGAGAACGAGCAGCAGGTCATGTCGGCGGCAGCCGCGGTGAAACGCGGTGGCGGCAAGATCCTGCGGGGTGGCGCGTTCAAGCCGCGCACATCGCCCTACAGCTTCCAGGGCCTCGGTGAGGAGGGGCTGCGGCTGCTCGGCTCGGCGGCCAAGGAGCACGACCTGCAGCTCGTCTCGGAGGTCATGGACGCGAGTCAGATCGAGCTCTTGGAGCGCTACGTCGACATCTATCAGGTTGGCGCCCGCAACATGCAGAACTTCACGCTCCTGCGCGAGCTCGGCCGCGTACGCAAACCGGTGCTGCTCAAGCGCGGGATCTCCGCCACCATCGAGGAGCTGCTGCTCTCCGCGGAGTATGTGCTCGCAGGTGGCAATATGGAGGTCATCCTCTGCGAGCGTGGTATCCGCACGTTCGAGAGCTACACGCGGAACACGCTCGATATCTCGGCCATCCCCGTCGTGAAGAAGCTGAGTCACCTTCCCATTTTCGTCGACCCAAGCCATGGCACGGGGCGACGGGACAAGGTCGCGCCCATGGCGCGAGCAGCCGTTGCTGCAGGTGCCGATGGCCTGCTCATCGAGGTTCACTGTGACCCGGATCACGCGCTCAGCGACGGCGCCCAGTCGCTCTATCCCACGCAGTTCGATCGTTTGATGGCAGAGCTCCGAATCATTGCGCCGGCCATTGGGCGTAGCATCTGTTTGGAGCCGGTCGCCCGCCGCGGCTGGGGGCAGTGA
- a CDS encoding prephenate dehydrogenase/arogenate dehydrogenase family protein — protein MFRRLAIVGFGLIGGSLGLAVRRAWPDCEVVAIERADAPEMPAARSAGFHVASELAAVTGADVTVLATPVAQNIALLEPLTAHLSGNAVVTDVGSTKRAILAAAQALHRPYAFVGGHPLAGDAPGGFDRARADLFAGKPWLLTPLPGEAQSAAVASIAALAAGIEAYPRLVDAQEHDRLMAYVSHLPQLVASALMHTIGSALGGTHDLALSGTGLLDTTRLAASPASVWIDILQTNADEIGRAVEAFVHAVTGAHPENADSSALRGLLESGNDWRRTLESRIAFQSNVPTQTAAPAWEPRPPASGRGRRRVVATRFYLEMTSPDALKPAALNDASACVEQIRNGPPSFYRYLYREVGRRYHWRERYDWNDERIGRHLARPGLELWLLRVGGAPAGFFELRSADDGNTEIAYFGLLEEFIGRGYGKGLLTAAAKAGWAAGARRLWVHTCSLDHPAALRNYFARGFTLYHQEEYEAWLPG, from the coding sequence ATGTTTCGGCGCCTTGCGATCGTTGGGTTCGGCCTGATCGGTGGGTCGCTCGGTCTGGCCGTGCGCCGTGCCTGGCCCGACTGCGAGGTCGTCGCGATCGAGCGAGCCGATGCACCTGAGATGCCGGCGGCGCGGAGCGCCGGCTTTCATGTGGCGTCTGAGCTGGCTGCGGTCACGGGCGCCGACGTCACGGTGCTCGCAACGCCCGTCGCCCAGAACATCGCGTTGCTCGAGCCGCTGACCGCCCATCTCTCGGGAAACGCGGTCGTCACCGACGTTGGCAGCACGAAGCGTGCGATCCTCGCCGCCGCCCAGGCGCTGCATCGGCCGTACGCGTTTGTTGGTGGCCATCCCCTCGCGGGCGACGCGCCAGGCGGTTTCGACCGCGCGCGCGCCGACCTCTTCGCGGGCAAGCCGTGGCTGCTGACGCCGCTGCCCGGTGAGGCGCAGAGCGCCGCTGTGGCCTCCATCGCAGCCCTGGCTGCCGGCATCGAGGCATATCCCCGACTGGTGGATGCGCAGGAGCACGATCGGCTGATGGCATACGTGAGTCATCTGCCGCAGTTGGTGGCCAGTGCGCTGATGCACACGATCGGCTCCGCGCTCGGCGGCACACACGACCTCGCGTTGTCGGGCACAGGTCTGCTCGACACCACGCGGCTCGCGGCCAGTCCCGCCTCCGTCTGGATTGACATTCTGCAGACGAATGCGGATGAGATCGGCCGGGCGGTCGAGGCGTTCGTGCACGCGGTGACCGGGGCTCATCCGGAGAATGCAGACTCGTCGGCGTTGCGCGGGCTCCTCGAGAGCGGCAACGATTGGCGGCGCACGCTCGAATCGCGTATTGCCTTCCAGTCAAACGTCCCAACTCAAACAGCCGCACCTGCGTGGGAGCCCAGGCCTCCCGCCAGCGGACGCGGTCGTAGGAGGGTGGTGGCCACCCGGTTCTACCTCGAAATGACCTCTCCTGACGCCCTCAAGCCGGCAGCGCTGAACGACGCCTCGGCATGCGTAGAGCAGATACGCAACGGCCCACCATCGTTCTACCGCTATCTGTATCGAGAGGTCGGCCGCCGGTACCACTGGCGCGAGCGCTACGACTGGAACGACGAGCGCATCGGTCGGCACCTCGCTCGACCTGGACTCGAGCTGTGGCTGCTGCGGGTCGGGGGAGCCCCCGCGGGGTTCTTCGAGCTGAGAAGTGCTGATGACGGCAACACGGAGATTGCGTACTTTGGGCTGCTCGAGGAGTTCATCGGCCGGGGTTATGGCAAGGGGCTGCTCACTGCGGCCGCGAAGGCGGGATGGGCTGCGGGGGCGCGCCGGTTGTGGGTCCACACGTGCTCGCTCGACCACCCGGCGGCGCTACGCAACTACTTCGCGCGAGGCTTCACGCTGTATCACCAGGAAGAATACGAGGCTTGGTTGCCAGGGTAG
- a CDS encoding leucyl aminopeptidase, translating to MASQTRLSLSVTGATPRLVTTDLIVLPVFVDDAGADLAQWNDASGGELARLRGNQEIRGKLYETHWLHVDDANWRCRRVLVMGAGPRNQLTLERTRRLATAAGLLARRQRIGRLALVQRGPLDRQACAQALAEGLVLASFQTDPYKTRERDQGALREAAIIADGEEKSVTAAAERGVVLGEATNLARGLSNEPSNLLTPRSFAERAHELLANRGLAIDVLDESRIQELGMGLMAGVSRGSVEPPCVLVVRYTPPETVSDAVLGLVGKGVTFDTGGVSIKPADGMDKMKHDMAGGASVLAALHAVAQLQPPVSVVGVIPATENMVGGRAIKPGDVLRSATGKTVEVLNTDAEGRLILADALWYARELGATHLVDVATLTGACVVALGRTTSGLFGQPASWVELVRETGEHAGDRLWPMPLFEDYTELLESEIADLQNIGGRAAGAITAAAFLKEFTGGLPWAHLDIAGTAWADDATPYQPKGATGVAVRTLAELTLTSGRFPATT from the coding sequence ATGGCTAGTCAGACCCGCCTCTCGTTGTCGGTGACAGGCGCCACTCCACGCCTCGTCACCACCGATCTCATAGTCCTCCCTGTCTTTGTCGACGACGCAGGCGCCGACCTTGCGCAGTGGAACGATGCGTCCGGTGGAGAGCTCGCGCGCCTCAGGGGGAACCAGGAGATACGCGGCAAGCTTTACGAGACGCATTGGCTTCACGTCGATGATGCCAACTGGCGCTGCCGGCGGGTGCTGGTGATGGGCGCGGGCCCTCGGAACCAGCTCACGCTCGAGCGGACGAGACGTCTGGCGACCGCGGCCGGCTTGCTGGCGCGCAGGCAGCGCATTGGGCGGCTTGCCTTGGTACAGCGTGGCCCGCTCGATCGACAGGCCTGCGCCCAAGCCCTGGCCGAGGGCCTCGTGCTTGCAAGCTTCCAGACGGATCCCTACAAGACGCGCGAACGGGACCAGGGCGCGTTGCGCGAGGCGGCCATTATCGCCGATGGTGAGGAAAAGAGCGTGACGGCAGCTGCTGAGCGCGGCGTGGTCCTTGGCGAGGCGACCAACCTCGCACGGGGGCTGTCGAACGAACCGTCCAATTTGCTGACACCCCGCAGCTTCGCCGAGCGTGCGCACGAGCTGCTGGCGAACAGGGGTCTCGCCATCGACGTGCTCGACGAGAGTCGCATTCAAGAGTTGGGTATGGGGCTCATGGCTGGCGTGTCTCGAGGGAGCGTCGAGCCGCCGTGCGTGTTGGTCGTGAGATACACGCCGCCGGAAACTGTGAGCGATGCCGTGCTCGGCTTGGTAGGAAAGGGGGTCACCTTTGATACTGGCGGTGTCTCGATCAAGCCAGCGGATGGCATGGACAAGATGAAGCACGACATGGCCGGCGGCGCGTCGGTTCTGGCAGCGCTCCACGCCGTGGCGCAGCTGCAGCCGCCGGTATCGGTCGTCGGCGTGATACCGGCCACGGAGAACATGGTCGGCGGGCGCGCGATCAAGCCAGGCGACGTGCTGCGAAGCGCGACCGGCAAGACCGTAGAAGTACTCAACACGGATGCCGAGGGCCGCCTGATTCTCGCAGATGCGTTGTGGTACGCGCGTGAGCTGGGCGCCACACACCTGGTCGACGTGGCCACACTCACGGGAGCCTGCGTCGTCGCGCTGGGACGCACGACGAGCGGTTTGTTTGGACAACCGGCTTCGTGGGTCGAGCTCGTTCGAGAGACCGGGGAGCACGCCGGCGATCGGCTATGGCCGATGCCGTTGTTCGAGGACTACACGGAGCTGCTCGAGAGTGAGATTGCCGACCTCCAGAACATCGGCGGCCGAGCGGCTGGGGCGATTACAGCCGCCGCATTTCTGAAGGAGTTCACGGGCGGGCTGCCGTGGGCACATCTGGACATTGCCGGCACGGCCTGGGCGGATGACGCCACACCGTATCAGCCCAAGGGGGCAACCGGCGTGGCCGTGCGAACG